The proteins below come from a single Deinococcus humi genomic window:
- a CDS encoding aldo/keto reductase, whose product MKYVKLGRSGLKVSRLALGCMSYGDPKWRDWVLTEEQSRPFFERALELGINFFDTADMYSLGRSEEITGKCLRELAPRDAYVLATKVDHPMGPGVTQRGLSRKHIFDGVQASLKRLGTDYIDLYQIHGQDRDTPMDETLEALNDLVRLGMVRYIGVSNHLAYQVARANGLADLRAWSRFVSVQDHYNLLYREEEREMLKLCREDGLGFLPWSPLARGFLAGNRQGGAGQTTRGNSDAMSQKLFGGEVDLEIANRVQSLAEQKGVHPSQVALSWVMHQSGVTSPIIGATKMHHLEHAVAAADLILSEDEQRYLEEPYRPRVSTLA is encoded by the coding sequence ATGAAATACGTCAAACTGGGCCGCAGCGGCCTCAAGGTTTCCCGTCTGGCCCTGGGTTGCATGTCCTACGGTGATCCGAAATGGCGTGACTGGGTGTTGACCGAAGAACAGAGTCGGCCTTTTTTCGAGAGGGCTCTGGAACTCGGCATCAATTTCTTCGATACCGCCGACATGTACTCACTCGGCCGCAGCGAGGAGATCACAGGGAAATGCCTGCGTGAACTCGCCCCCAGGGATGCCTATGTGCTGGCCACGAAGGTGGACCACCCAATGGGGCCGGGGGTCACACAGCGCGGCCTGTCGCGCAAGCACATCTTCGATGGCGTGCAGGCCAGCCTGAAGCGGTTGGGTACGGATTACATTGACCTGTACCAGATCCACGGTCAGGACCGCGACACGCCGATGGACGAGACGCTGGAAGCACTCAACGACCTGGTGCGGCTGGGCATGGTGCGGTACATCGGGGTTTCGAATCACCTGGCCTATCAGGTGGCGCGCGCCAACGGCCTGGCGGATCTGAGGGCCTGGAGCCGCTTCGTGAGCGTACAGGATCACTACAACCTGCTCTACCGTGAAGAAGAGCGTGAGATGCTGAAACTGTGCCGAGAGGATGGCCTGGGCTTCTTGCCGTGGAGTCCGCTGGCACGCGGTTTCCTGGCTGGGAATCGCCAGGGTGGCGCCGGTCAGACCACGCGGGGCAACAGTGACGCCATGAGCCAGAAGCTCTTCGGCGGTGAGGTTGACCTGGAAATCGCCAACCGGGTGCAGAGCCTGGCGGAGCAGAAGGGTGTGCACCCTTCGCAAGTGGCTTTGAGTTGGGTGATGCACCAATCTGGCGTGACGTCCCCCATCATCGGCGCGACGAAGATGCATCACCTTGAACATGCAGTGGCCGCCGCCGACCTTATCCTCAGCGAGGACGAACAGCGTTACCTGGAGGAGCCCTACAGGCCACGGGTCAGCACCCTGGCCTGA
- a CDS encoding beta-galactosidase — protein sequence MFDINDFGGIIYGADYNPEQWPREVWREDAQLMREAGVNLVSLGIFSWAHLEPQPDTYDFSWLDEVMDLLHEHGVGVNLATATASPPPWLSLKYPDSRPVTVDGVRLEVGGRQLYCPSHQAFRTQARQLITQIAQRYQGHPALKLWHVNNEYGCHIDQCFCGLCAEEFRLWLQERYGTLDALNTAWGTAFWSQRYGAWAEIQPPRRAPTYANPTQQLDWRRFSSDNLLSLYRMEASILREISPQTPITTNFLGFLPGLDYFKWAQEEDVVSLDAYPDPSSSRPHLEAGMTFDIMRSLRGGQRWILMEQATSAVNWRERNTLKRPGLMRLLNHQALAHGANGLMFFQWRASRAGAEKFHSGMVQHVGPQRSRVWQEVQALGQELKSLTELTQARVPARVAIMFDWNSWWALEIDSKPAALKLMPLVQKWYAALRQLGQNVDFVHPEGNLTAYDVVALPNQYLLSHAAAQNVRQFVNGGGTLATGFFSGIVDEHEHIQLGGYPALISDVLGLWVEEWLVMQPGETNQVQLRENGATYDVHHWAEVIHVTGAETVATFQQDFIAGQPAITSHRFGAGHAYYLGGDFPEAAVIDLLEEILTHANVPLSRLPATLNVTLSDLGNAQVLHLLNVHSTESLDVSLPDGGSRFEDGGSLPKVLTLPPYGVALVRYSRDVRLDELQVLE from the coding sequence ATGTTTGACATCAATGACTTCGGCGGCATCATCTACGGCGCGGACTACAACCCAGAGCAGTGGCCCCGTGAAGTCTGGCGGGAGGATGCCCAGCTGATGCGGGAAGCCGGAGTGAATCTCGTCTCGCTGGGCATCTTCTCCTGGGCGCATCTGGAACCTCAGCCGGACACCTATGATTTTTCCTGGCTGGATGAGGTCATGGACCTGCTCCACGAGCACGGCGTTGGGGTCAATCTCGCCACGGCCACGGCGTCTCCTCCCCCCTGGCTCTCCTTGAAATATCCAGACTCCAGGCCCGTCACCGTGGATGGCGTGCGGTTGGAAGTCGGGGGACGCCAGCTGTACTGCCCCAGCCATCAGGCCTTTCGGACGCAAGCGCGGCAGCTCATCACGCAGATCGCTCAGCGTTACCAGGGACACCCGGCTCTCAAGCTGTGGCACGTCAACAACGAATACGGCTGTCACATTGATCAGTGCTTCTGCGGGCTCTGCGCAGAGGAGTTCCGCCTCTGGCTTCAGGAGAGGTACGGTACGCTGGACGCCCTGAACACCGCGTGGGGCACCGCGTTCTGGAGCCAGCGCTACGGAGCCTGGGCCGAGATTCAGCCTCCCAGGCGCGCGCCGACCTACGCCAACCCCACCCAGCAGCTCGACTGGCGGCGTTTTTCCAGCGACAATCTGTTGTCCCTCTACCGCATGGAGGCCAGCATTCTGCGCGAAATCTCGCCGCAGACCCCCATCACGACCAACTTCCTGGGCTTCCTGCCCGGACTGGACTACTTCAAGTGGGCACAGGAAGAAGATGTGGTTTCACTCGACGCTTACCCTGACCCCAGCAGTTCCCGCCCCCACCTGGAAGCAGGCATGACGTTCGACATCATGCGCTCCCTGCGCGGTGGCCAGCGGTGGATTCTCATGGAACAGGCGACGAGCGCCGTGAACTGGCGTGAACGCAACACCCTGAAGCGCCCTGGGCTCATGCGCCTCCTCAACCACCAGGCACTTGCGCACGGCGCGAATGGCCTGATGTTCTTCCAGTGGCGGGCATCTCGCGCAGGGGCGGAGAAGTTCCACAGCGGCATGGTGCAGCACGTCGGACCACAACGCTCCCGCGTCTGGCAGGAGGTTCAAGCCCTGGGGCAGGAACTGAAGTCGTTGACGGAGCTGACCCAGGCGCGCGTGCCCGCCCGTGTGGCCATCATGTTCGACTGGAACAGCTGGTGGGCGTTGGAGATCGACAGCAAGCCTGCGGCTCTCAAGTTGATGCCGCTGGTGCAGAAGTGGTACGCCGCCCTCAGGCAACTCGGGCAGAACGTCGATTTCGTGCATCCAGAAGGCAACCTGACCGCCTATGACGTCGTGGCCCTCCCCAATCAGTACCTGCTGTCGCACGCTGCCGCTCAGAATGTCCGCCAGTTTGTGAATGGGGGCGGCACGTTGGCGACGGGTTTTTTCAGCGGCATTGTGGACGAGCACGAACACATTCAGCTGGGGGGTTACCCTGCGTTGATCAGCGACGTGCTTGGCCTGTGGGTCGAAGAGTGGTTGGTCATGCAGCCGGGCGAGACCAATCAGGTACAGCTTCGCGAGAATGGCGCCACGTACGATGTTCACCACTGGGCCGAAGTCATCCATGTGACGGGTGCGGAAACGGTCGCCACCTTCCAACAGGATTTTATTGCTGGTCAACCGGCCATCACGTCCCACAGGTTTGGCGCCGGACACGCCTATTACCTGGGCGGCGACTTTCCCGAAGCAGCTGTCATCGACCTGCTGGAAGAAATTTTGACTCACGCAAATGTTCCCCTGAGCCGGCTGCCCGCCACCCTCAACGTCACCCTGTCGGACCTTGGGAACGCGCAGGTGCTGCATCTTCTCAATGTTCACTCGACGGAATCTCTGGACGTCAGCCTTCCTGATGGAGGGAGCCGCTTTGAGGATGGTGGATCCCTCCCAAAGGTCTTGACCTTGCCGCCGTACGGCGTGGCGCTCGTTCGGTACAGCCGTGACGTCCGTCTGGATGAGTTACAGGTCTTGGAATAA